The proteins below are encoded in one region of Pangasianodon hypophthalmus isolate fPanHyp1 chromosome 6, fPanHyp1.pri, whole genome shotgun sequence:
- the bloc1s6 gene encoding biogenesis of lysosome-related organelles complex 1 subunit 6 isoform X2, with product MESEADVDLSSRADVCEPQHLEDLVLVNEECVEKLSEGLISHYLPDLQRSRDTLQELTQNQDVLLDTLEQEITKFRECNSMIDLNALFTEAKVYHSKLVNIRREMISLHDRTSKLKKRALKLQQQKQKEALEREQQRERELERERQLIAKPAKRT from the exons ATGGAGTCAGAAGCAGATGTGGATCTGTCCTCCA gagcagaTGTGTGCGAGCCTCAGCATCTGGAGGATTTGGTGTTAGTGAATGAGGAGTGTGTAGAGAAACTGAGCGAGGGTCTGATCTCACACTACCTCCCAGATCTACAGCGCTCCCGAGATACACTGCAGGAACtcac ACAAAATCAAGACGTACTGCTGGACACCCTGGAGCAGGAAATAACCAAGTTCAGAGAGTGTAACTCCATGATCGATCTCAACGCACTG ttcACAGAGGCTAAAGTGTATCACAGTAAGCTGGTGAATATACGCAGAGAGATGATCAGCCTGCATGACAGAACGTCCAAACTGAAG aagcgaGCTCTGAAGCTGCAGCAGCAGAAACAGAAGGAGGCGCTGGAGCgagagcagcagagagagagagagctggagagagagagacagctcaTCGCCAAACCGGCCAAAcgcacctga
- the bloc1s6 gene encoding biogenesis of lysosome-related organelles complex 1 subunit 6 isoform X1, whose translation MESEADVDLSSSESSPEKGADVCEPQHLEDLVLVNEECVEKLSEGLISHYLPDLQRSRDTLQELTQNQDVLLDTLEQEITKFRECNSMIDLNALFTEAKVYHSKLVNIRREMISLHDRTSKLKKRALKLQQQKQKEALEREQQRERELERERQLIAKPAKRT comes from the exons ATGGAGTCAGAAGCAGATGTGGATCTGTCCTCCAGTGAGTCCTCACCTGAGaaag gagcagaTGTGTGCGAGCCTCAGCATCTGGAGGATTTGGTGTTAGTGAATGAGGAGTGTGTAGAGAAACTGAGCGAGGGTCTGATCTCACACTACCTCCCAGATCTACAGCGCTCCCGAGATACACTGCAGGAACtcac ACAAAATCAAGACGTACTGCTGGACACCCTGGAGCAGGAAATAACCAAGTTCAGAGAGTGTAACTCCATGATCGATCTCAACGCACTG ttcACAGAGGCTAAAGTGTATCACAGTAAGCTGGTGAATATACGCAGAGAGATGATCAGCCTGCATGACAGAACGTCCAAACTGAAG aagcgaGCTCTGAAGCTGCAGCAGCAGAAACAGAAGGAGGCGCTGGAGCgagagcagcagagagagagagagctggagagagagagacagctcaTCGCCAAACCGGCCAAAcgcacctga